The Lacticaseibacillus pabuli region CCTCGGTCTAAAGATTGATTCAAAATATAACGTTTGTTTTCCCCGGACACCCTGCGGTAACGCAGTGCGCGAACCAATGCGGTAACACCAACCGCGGCGACAATGATCACAATTGGCGTGATGAAAAAGCGGTAACGCAACTGAATCTCAATCAATAAGTGGACGCACACGTAAGCGAACCACATGATAATGAAGACGACGCCAAGATCACTGGCCAGGAGCGGTTTGCCCCACGGTTTCAGTAACACCACGAGGCCTAACGCGAAGCAGACGAAGATCGTAATCCACTGCATGCCTTGCAAGCCCTTATACAGCCATTGCTTCTTACGCCAAGTCTGGTCATTGTAGTGTGCCGTCGGATTGTTAATCGTCCAGTGGGCCGCATCATCGGATGCCCCCCAGAAGTACTGGAACTTGGTGACGAACAGGTCCAAAACGACCTTCTTGTCCTTGGTTTCGTCCTTAATCATCTGGCGCTCAACCTTGTTCCGCTTTTCGCCCAGTGGCAGGACACTGACCTTGCGCCCCAGTTCACCTGAGAACTGGCCGTCACTAGCAGAATTCAAGCCCGTGACGAGTTTCCACAGCGGATTGCGGTTCACGAGGCGGTACGGACTCCAGCCGCGGCTAGTGATGACGGTGTTGGTCGTCGCCATCGTCGCACCATACATGCTGCATACCACGAGGAGGAAGGCGAACGCGTGTCCCACTTTGCGCCAATTACGGTGCTGGAACAGCAGACGGTAAAAGACATAGAATACGCCGACCGCCAGCAAAATGAGCAAACCCAGTGGCCGCATCGCATTCCCGAAAGCAAAGAACACCCCCGCCAATGCGGCACGCCAATACGCAATGACGTAATCACGCCACCCCTTGAGTTTGCCAGAAACGCTATCGTCCAGGATACGCTGGCCACGCAGCAACAGCCAGAATGCCAGCAGATAGCTTAAGGTCGCAACGGTTTGGTTCGTTAGCGCACTCGACATCATGACGGCTGGCATGTAGGTGGCATAGATAAAAGCCGCAACCAGGCCAGTGCGGGGCCGCGTCAACGCACTGCCAATCAGGTAAGTCACTCCGACACTCGCGGTGCTCATGATGAGGTTAACCACTTGGATGGGGAACAAATTGGACGTGTGCAACAGTCGCATCACGGCCGCCTGGAAAATCACGAAGCCGTTCTGATACGGCCAGGTATTGAAGTAATTTTGCATCCACACGGGCAGCGCACCTGGCGTGGTAAACGGATTGGTCCCCTTGTACATCGTGTATGACGCGGTGAATAAGGAAAAGAAGTCCGAGGTCGGATAGCTACGCGCCTGCAGCAACCACGCCCAGCGCAACCCAAACGCTAGGGCAATGATCAATGCGAGCAGTAGCCAACGCAGCCAGTGCTTTTTCAGTGGAATAAACAGCAGCACCGCCATTCCCGCAAGAAAGGCGATGAAGAGCATGACGCTGGTTCCCGTCATCTTCAGTTTGCTCGTGCTCACGACACTGACTGCAATAATAAATACTGTCAGATAAAGGCCGAGGACGAGCAAGAACCAGTTCGTCAGTTTTTGTAGTCGTTTCATCTTAATCTCCAAAACTTGTGTCAGCAGTTTTGTGTGCTTGCACACTCTTGGACATTGTAAGCTTGCTGTGGGGCTATCGCAACATTGCTGTCACGTGAGCAAATGTGCCTAAACGATAGTTAACACGCATCCCCACCTGTTGCACATACAAAAAGAACCGCAGCGGGGGCTGCGGTTCAGAAAATTATGCTTACATGCCAGAAACAAGCATCATGATAATCGGCACAACGACGGCAAAGAGCACGGTCGAAGTGGTGACAACGTTAGTGGCGTACTTCACGTCACCATGTGCTTGGTCAGCCAGAATAGGCAGTACGGCCAGACCAGGTGCAGAAGCCTGCACAATCAATGTCTTGGCTTCCAGACCAGGCATGCCGAAGCCCATGTGCGCGCCAATCATAATCAGCATCACGATGAGGGCTGGGGCAACCACGAACCGGCCAATCAAGGCAAAGATGGTGTCGCGGTCAAAGTTGATGGAGCCTAGGCCAGCCTTGGCAAGCACAATCCCAATGTAGATGAGGGACAGTGGCGTTACCAGGCTACCGACATAGGTCAAGGTGTTCACGGCGAAACTAAGCTGTGGCACGTTGACGAATGGAATCCGGAGCAACAGGAAAACTAAGGCAACAAGGAACCCAAGCAGTGGTGGTGGGAGCAGTTTCTTCCAGTTGAAGTTGCTTGAGCCCTCACCCTTGACCTTGGTTGGGTCATCGTTCGCCATCAGGAAGGCCCCCAGTGTCCAGGTCGAAACCGTGTTGACCACGTAGTAAACCAGGAAGTAGGCCATGGCCTTATCACCAAACAGTGCCAAGTTCAAAGGTAAACCGATGAAGATGGTGTTGGCGTTGACGAACATGTTAATGAAAGTCCCGCGACGACCGGGGCGCACATTCAGGACCTTTACCATGATAAAGGCGATGATGTAGCCCAGGATGACGCCCCCGAACCCGTAAACCAGGCCGCTGGACAGGCTAATGAGCTTGCTCAGGGTCAGGCGCTGCAGGACGGAGATAAAGATGGAGGCAGGCAGAGCCACCTTCATGAGCAGGTTAGAGATGGTGCCGCCGAACTTGTCGTCGAACCAACCCTTACGCTGCAAGACGTAACCGAGCGCAATGATCAAAACGATGGTCAGAATGCTCTGGATTGAAGTTGATAATGCAGTCAATGTAACGCTCCTCCTATTTAACGGTTAACGGTCGACATCCAGGCTCTTGATGTCCTTGTATTCAGGCACCCACTTCATGTTGGCAACGGCTGCCTTCACGTCCTTGATGTCATCCTTGGTCTGGCCTTCCTTAACCGCTTCGTTCGCAACGGCGTTGGCAACGGTCTGACTGAAGACATCGAGCTTGGTAACAGGTGGCAATACCGCAGCGCCATCCTGATCTGGGTCAACGATGCCACCCAGTGAATGTGCGGCGGCTGAAATCATGCCGTCCGTGAGCAACTTCGCGGTTGCCGCAATCGTCCCAAGGCCAAGACCTGGGTAGACAAGCGCGTTGTTCGCCTGACCAATTTCGTAGGTCACACCCTTGTATGCAACAGGTGCGGCAGGAATCCCGGTGGCAACCAGTGCGCGGCCATCCGTCCACTTGATCAAGTCCTCAGCCTTTGCTTCAGCGAGCTTGGTTGGGTTGGACAATGGGAAGATGATTGGGCGGCTGGTGTGCTGTGCCATCTCGGACACAACGCTCTCGGTGAAGCTACCTGGCTGGGTCGAGGTCCCGACCAAAATTGTTGGGTGCACGGCCTTAACCGCTGCTTCCAGCGTGGTCAGTGAATCGGCGTTGGCAAATTCACTACGCTTGCGGGCAAATGGCTTCTGTTCTGGGGTCAGCGTTGGGTCATCATCAAAGAGCAACCCCTGCTTGTCGACCATGTAGAAGTGCTTGCGGGCTTCGTCCTCGCTGAGTCCCTGCTGGAGGAATTCATCGTAGATCCGCTTGGTAATCCCAGCACCGGCAGTCCCGGCACCAAAGCTCATGTAGATCTGGTCGGTCATCTTCTGCTGCGAAATGTTGAGCGCACCCAGAATCCCGGCGAGCACGATAATCCCAGTCCCCTGGATATCATCGTTAAAGGTCGTGAGCTGACCCTGGTACTTGTTCAGAATGTTGGCGGCATTGCTACGACCAAAGTCTTCAAAGTGCAGGTACAGCTTAGGGAAGAGCTTGCGGGCAGCGGCAACGAACTTGTCAACGAAGGCGTAGTAGTCATCGCCGTAGACACGCTTCTTGCGCAGGCCAAGATAAAGGTCATCGCTGAGGAGTGATTCGTTGTTGGTCCCCGCATCAAGGACAACTGGCAGAACAGAGGCTGGGTCGATGCCGGCAGCGGCGGTGTAAACCATCAGCTTACCAACGGAGATATCAACACCCTGTGTACCCCAGTCGCCAATCCCGAGAATTCCTTCACCGTCAGTCACAACAACGAGGCGAATGTCGCGGCCATCTGCACCGTGCTTGAGGGCGGATTCGATATCGTCCTGGTTGTCGATGTTCAGGTAAACGGCGTTCTGAGGTTCCACGAAGAGTGCGGAGTAGTTTTCAATCGTGTCGGCAATCGTTGGGTCGTACACGATTGGCATGAATTCGGCAATGTGTTCAGAGAACAACTTGTAGAAAAGCACACGGTTGTGGTTGAAAATATCCATGAGGAAGATCCGCTTCTGCAAATCGCTACCCTTAGTGTTCAGCTGTGCGTAGGCCTGCTTCACTTGCTGGTCGAGCGTCTGAACTGCTGGTGGCAAAATGCCGGCGAGACCGAACTGCTGACGTTCCGCATCGGTAAAGGCAGTGCCTTTGTTCAAGAATGGGTCGTTCAGAATCTGTTCTGGTGTATAACGCATATTTTTATTTCCCCCTGAAAATTTGATTTGTTTTGATTACGAGGACCACTGTAACAGGGCGGAAAAATTATAGTCAAACAGCCAATAAGTGATAAAATATCTTAATATGAAGCTAGAAAGACTGGAGGTAAGGCATTCTTGAACACCCGTGATTTAGACTATTTCGCCAAGCTCGTCGAAATTAAAAATTTTTCTGCCGTGGCGGATTATTTTCACGTCACCCAGCCGACCGTCTCGCTGGCTGTCAAACGACTGGAAACGAACTACGGCATCCAGCTCGTCGTCCGCGACCAGAGTCACAACACCCTGACTGTCACCCCGGCCGGTGAGCAGCTGGCTATCCACGCCCGCGTCATCCTGAGCGAACTGCAACAGGCCAGCCAGGAGCTCAGCGCGATGCAGGCGCCTACCATCACGCTGGGACTGCCCCCGATGATTGGCAACTACTATTTCCCTCAGCTCATCCCCCGGCTCATGACCGAGAACATCATGCAGCACCTCGCGACCGTCGAGGCTGGCTCCAGCGCCTTGCTCGACAGACTGCGCAATGGTGAACTGGACATGGCGTTGCTGGGTAGCGCCGGCCGTCTGAACGAGCCGGATCTGGAAAGCGATGAGATTGGCAGCACCCCGTTTTGCCTTATTGCCAGCAAACAGCGCCATCTCAGCAGCACCGGTGAAGTGTCCTTCGCTGATCTGGCAAGCGTCCCCTTCGTCACACTCACTGAGGGCTACGTGCACGACCAAGTCTTCAACAAGGTCAGTGCCGCGGCTGGCTTCCACCCCCAGATTGCATTCCGGACCGGCGACGTCAGCCTACTCAAAAAAATGGTCCGTCAAAACGTCGGCGTGGCCATGCTGGCGGAATTGGCGGTGCAACCAGATGATGATTTCCAAGTGTTCCACCTCACCGACGTGGACTTACCCCGTTTTTCGATTGCCGTTGCCTATCGTAAACAACAGCTCCTCAGCCCGATGATGCAACAACTGAAGGCGGAACTGATGAAGGGCAAATAACCAAGTATTTCGATTAAATTCAGCAGTAATCACCAAAAGGGCACTATCCTGTACCCGTCGTGACACCAGAGGCCCGCATTTAGTGGGTCGACGTGGGACATATGAAACTGTTAGAATGGGAGCTGTAACATAAAGTCCCTACCCAAGACGTACTGCCTCTCCCCAGGTGGTGCGTCTTTTTTTGTGAAGCCAGCCTGAATTGAGGGCAAAACAAAAAGGACATGGTCAAATGACCACGTCCTTTTAATGCACAGTCGCCGAAACGACCGGAATCATGGGCTCCACAACCCAGAGGACTCACCAGCGCCCGCAAATCCGGCGGGTGATGCGTACTGGCTGCTTCTTTCACGCTTTTTGGCAGGTTTCACACCGAAGTGCTCCGCCCTGGCAAGCGTTACTCGACTCATCGCATGGGACTATTGTACACGAATGGCAGCGGCGACGCAACGCGGCTATAATTAGGCTTATTAATAGAAGGTACGCCATGACACTCAAAGTCGATTTACTCACCCACCAGGTGCTGCAAACGCCGCGTCTTCGGTTGCGGCCGTTCCAGCTCAGTGATGCGCCCGCGCTGTTCACACTGGGCCAAGATCCGGCGGTCGCACAGTTTTCCCTACATTACCCAAATGAGGCAGCCGCTGTGCAAAATCTGGCGGATTACTGGATGGGCACGCCGCTGGGCAAATGGGCGGTGACCTTAGCGGATGGGTCCTTCATTGGTGCCATCGAACTGCATGAAGATGAGGTAAACCGTAAAGCGGAGCTCGGCTATGTTTTCGACCACCGTTACTGGGGCCACGGTTACGCCACGGAGGCCGCACGCGCCCTACTCGATTTATGCTTCAACACGATGCAACTGTCCAGCGTTTTCGCCATGTATGACAGCCGCAATAGTCGCTCTGGTGCGTTGTGTCAGCGCCTGGGCATGCACATTGATGGCCAATTGCGCGCCGACCGCATCATTCAGGAGGTTCCAGTGACAACAGTTGTGGCGTCCATCCTGCGTTCTGAATACGACGCCGCCAATTAAAAACGTGTGTCTCCCTTGGTTTAGCGAACCGCCAAGAGAGACACACGTTTTTTCACTTAATCTTGCGACCTAAATGTGCCCAAGAACCCCAAACGCGGCCGCGTCAGTTCGGTCACAAGTTGGGCAAACATAAACCCGACGGCAATAGACCCGGCGACCATGATGACGCGCACGAGCAACTCGATACCTTCGCTCTGGTGGTTCATCACTAGTGCCCGCACCGCCTCGTAAGCCGTCGCACCGGGCACGAGTGGCACGAGGCCGGGAATGTTAAATACAATCACCGGCATCTTCATCAGCCGGGCAAACATGATGCCCGCAATCCCGATGGCAAAGGCGCCGACAAGGTTAGCAATCATAATTGAAACCCCAGCTTGCCAAATGACCCAGTAGACAATCCAGCCGATCATCCCCGCCAAGCCCGCGCAGTTGAGACCCTTACGCGGTACATTAATACATAGCGCAAAGCCCACCGTGCTCACGTAGGAGAATGCGAGCTGCACAATAATCTTCAATAATAAGTTCATGTGGCTCCCCCTAAGCAATCATGATGACGATAGCGATGCCGAACCCAATAGCACATGCAGTCAGCACGGCTTCCATTCCGCGCGCCATACCCGTTAGCAGATGCCCCGCCAGCATATCACGGATGGAATTGGTAATCGCCACGCCCGGTACTAGCGGCATCACCGCGCCAATCAAGATATTGTCCATGTTGTGGCCCAGTCCCAGCTTGATACCCAGCAAAGTGACGGCAGCGAGTGCCAATGAGCCCGTTAGCTCACTGACAAATTTGATGTTGGTCAGCTGGTGAATATAGTGCGAGACGCCAAAGCCGATTGCCCCCGCGACACCGGCCAGCGGAATGTCAAACCAATCGTAATGCTGCGTAAACACGACCATGAGCAGCGCAGAGACCGCCGCGGCACCGATGAGCTGTAGCCACATCGGGAAGTAGGGGATGTGCTTTTCAAGGTGCTCCAGCTCGGTATGCAGGTCATTCAGGTCAATCTCCTTGGCGGCAAAACGCCGCGACAAAGTGTTCACCCGGGCGACCTTTTCCATATCGATGTCACGATCTTGCACTGGCCGCAATTGCATGTACGGCTGATTGCGCACACTGGCAAAAATACCCGTGGCCGTCGTAAAGATGAGCGCACTATCCTCGCCCGCGTTAATCGCAATGCGCTTCATCGTGTCCTCAACCCGGTACATCTCGCTACCGCCCTCGATCATGATGCGGCCCGCCAGCAAACAGGTGTCTAGAATTTCGTTTTTATCCAGGTCCTTTTGATCAACGTCCATGCGGCGCCTCCGAAAAATAATCTGCCTTAATAGTACCGTTTGCGGAGTGGAGTGGCTAGTCACTGCAAAATAAAAAACGTTCGGTTGGCGAACGTTTTAGCGTGAAACAGTACAGGAAATGGATGAAGACTTACTTTGGATCATGCCGCCCCGCACGCATCATTGGGATGACTTGGGCCAAAGTCACGACGAGCAAGATCAGTGCAAAGCCGATTCCGTAAAGACGGCCAATGAAAATGGTCAGGAACGTGCCTGTCACCCCGGAGGCAACAAAGCCCCACATTGCAACCCGCCGCGGCTGCCGCAAGTTCTGCGTGCTGTTTGGTAGCAGGACTGCGAGCCCAAACGCAACGAGTGCCACTAAAATGGCCCACCAGGTGCCGACGACATTGGACCACAAATACCACGTCACCAGGACAAAGGTCGCAAATAGCAACCAGTCGATCCCACTTAATTGCCGGATCTGCTTATTCAATCTGGACATGTTGCCTACCTCCGATCAAGTTCGCGGCTTACCTTAGCATCTAAAAAAGGCGGCCAGGCCGCCAGAGACATTACGCTTGGACACGGGCCAGCACCTTCTGCAGGTACGCCCGCAACTTGGGCTTGGGGTAAACCCCACTGACCTTTTCGACGGCCTTGCCGTTTTGGAAAATGACCATCGTGGGGACCGACTGCACCTTGTACTTTTCCGCAATCGACTTATCGTCATCCACGTTTTGCTTGATGACCGTCAGACCGGGTAGCTCCTGCTCCAGGTCGGCCAGCATCGGGCTCAGCACCTTGCACGGGCCACACCACGGCGCCCAAATGTCCATGACGACCGTGCCGCTCTTGGTTAGTTCTGTTAAGTTATCAACCGTAACATTTTGCGGCATGCCGCTACCTCCTGTTGTTTGTTAACCGTTCAAATTTGCTTCACTTATTATATCAAAGTGGCACCGAAAAGTGCACCAGTGTATCATTAAGGTAAGCGTATCCATTAAGGAGGACGATTTCATGACTAGTTATCGCTTATCAACGACTGAAGATCAGGAACAGTTTTATAACTTATACTTATATGCATTTGGCAATCATGACTCGGCTGCGCGCCGTGCGTTCTTTAAACCACGCTACGAACACGCCCTGACATACGGCATCAAAGATGGTGATCAACTCGTCAGCGGGCTCTACTCCCTGCCTTTCCGCGTCAATTTCCACGGTCAGCAATACCACATGAACGGCATTGGTGACGTCATGTCCGCGCCAGAATTTTCTGGGCGCGGCGGCGCCAGCACCCTGATGCGGGCAGCGTTAACAGATATGTACGCGGCTGGCGTTGAGCTTTCGTACCTCGCCCCATTTTCGTATGAATATTACCGCCGATTTGGCTACGAACAAGTCTTTGAACACACGGAATATCGCATTGCGAGTCGCGACCTGCCGCGCTTCCGCGCCTCAGATGAAGGCGGCAGCCTGGTTCGCGGCAAACTAGCTGATCTCTACCAAGACCTCAAGCCACTCAATGCCCGCAGTAATCGCACCCAGCGCGGTGGCGTCATGCGCGCCGACTGGTGGTGGGACTACCTTTGCCTGAAGAACAACTGGGACGCGGCGATTTACCGCGACGCAACGGGAATGCCAACGGGTTACGTCATCTACGCTCGCGAAGGCACACAGCTCACGGTTAAAGAGTACGTAGCGGAAACCGCGATTGCCCGCCAGCAGTTGCTCGGTTTCATTATGAAGCACGGCAACACTTTCGCCGAGCTCGTTTACGAAGCACCTGATACGGACTTCATGCAAGATTACCTGCCAAATCCATATGTCCTGCAGACCACCGTGCAGCCCTACATGATGGCGCGTATCGTGCACTTGGAACGCTTCATGAGCAAGTACCCAGTATCCGAAGACGCCCATGCCGACCTGGTATTCAAGCTCACGGATGAGACGGTGCCAGCCAATGATGGTTACTGGTACCTGCGTGTTGCGGATGGCAAATTGGCTTTGACTAAGACCGACGAAACCGCCGCGGCGGCGCAACTCTCCATTCAGCAGTTCAGCAAGCTGATGATGGGTGCGCAGTCAGCCAGTGAACTGGCGGCACGGGGCCAAATCACGGCTACCCCGGCACAAGCAGCAGAGTTAGATAGCGTCCGCGTGAAGCAGAGCCCATCGCTAGTTGATTACTTCTAAACCACTTAAGGGCGGGAACAATTTCGCGATTGTTCCCGCCCTTTTTTTGTTGTCATTCAATTAGCAGACCCCTAACGCCAATGATCACGCCAGTACGCGAGTGCAGCGTCCGCCCAGCCTTCAAGCGGTGTATCAATCCCGAGTCCAACGCCATGATGGCCCACGTGATAAAGTCGCATGTGCGCCTCACCCCCGACCCG contains the following coding sequences:
- a CDS encoding glycosyltransferase family 39 protein, whose protein sequence is MKRLQKLTNWFLLVLGLYLTVFIIAVSVVSTSKLKMTGTSVMLFIAFLAGMAVLLFIPLKKHWLRWLLLALIIALAFGLRWAWLLQARSYPTSDFFSLFTASYTMYKGTNPFTTPGALPVWMQNYFNTWPYQNGFVIFQAAVMRLLHTSNLFPIQVVNLIMSTASVGVTYLIGSALTRPRTGLVAAFIYATYMPAVMMSSALTNQTVATLSYLLAFWLLLRGQRILDDSVSGKLKGWRDYVIAYWRAALAGVFFAFGNAMRPLGLLILLAVGVFYVFYRLLFQHRNWRKVGHAFAFLLVVCSMYGATMATTNTVITSRGWSPYRLVNRNPLWKLVTGLNSASDGQFSGELGRKVSVLPLGEKRNKVERQMIKDETKDKKVVLDLFVTKFQYFWGASDDAAHWTINNPTAHYNDQTWRKKQWLYKGLQGMQWITIFVCFALGLVVLLKPWGKPLLASDLGVVFIIMWFAYVCVHLLIEIQLRYRFFITPIVIIVAAVGVTALVRALRYRRVSGENKRYILNQSLDRGKRVA
- a CDS encoding AEC family transporter, coding for MTALSTSIQSILTIVLIIALGYVLQRKGWFDDKFGGTISNLLMKVALPASIFISVLQRLTLSKLISLSSGLVYGFGGVILGYIIAFIMVKVLNVRPGRRGTFINMFVNANTIFIGLPLNLALFGDKAMAYFLVYYVVNTVSTWTLGAFLMANDDPTKVKGEGSSNFNWKKLLPPPLLGFLVALVFLLLRIPFVNVPQLSFAVNTLTYVGSLVTPLSLIYIGIVLAKAGLGSINFDRDTIFALIGRFVVAPALIVMLIMIGAHMGFGMPGLEAKTLIVQASAPGLAVLPILADQAHGDVKYATNVVTTSTVLFAVVVPIIMMLVSGM
- a CDS encoding malolactic enzyme produces the protein MRYTPEQILNDPFLNKGTAFTDAERQQFGLAGILPPAVQTLDQQVKQAYAQLNTKGSDLQKRIFLMDIFNHNRVLFYKLFSEHIAEFMPIVYDPTIADTIENYSALFVEPQNAVYLNIDNQDDIESALKHGADGRDIRLVVVTDGEGILGIGDWGTQGVDISVGKLMVYTAAAGIDPASVLPVVLDAGTNNESLLSDDLYLGLRKKRVYGDDYYAFVDKFVAAARKLFPKLYLHFEDFGRSNAANILNKYQGQLTTFNDDIQGTGIIVLAGILGALNISQQKMTDQIYMSFGAGTAGAGITKRIYDEFLQQGLSEDEARKHFYMVDKQGLLFDDDPTLTPEQKPFARKRSEFANADSLTTLEAAVKAVHPTILVGTSTQPGSFTESVVSEMAQHTSRPIIFPLSNPTKLAEAKAEDLIKWTDGRALVATGIPAAPVAYKGVTYEIGQANNALVYPGLGLGTIAATAKLLTDGMISAAAHSLGGIVDPDQDGAAVLPPVTKLDVFSQTVANAVANEAVKEGQTKDDIKDVKAAVANMKWVPEYKDIKSLDVDR
- a CDS encoding LysR substrate-binding domain-containing protein, with translation MNTRDLDYFAKLVEIKNFSAVADYFHVTQPTVSLAVKRLETNYGIQLVVRDQSHNTLTVTPAGEQLAIHARVILSELQQASQELSAMQAPTITLGLPPMIGNYYFPQLIPRLMTENIMQHLATVEAGSSALLDRLRNGELDMALLGSAGRLNEPDLESDEIGSTPFCLIASKQRHLSSTGEVSFADLASVPFVTLTEGYVHDQVFNKVSAAAGFHPQIAFRTGDVSLLKKMVRQNVGVAMLAELAVQPDDDFQVFHLTDVDLPRFSIAVAYRKQQLLSPMMQQLKAELMKGK
- a CDS encoding GNAT family N-acetyltransferase — encoded protein: MTLKVDLLTHQVLQTPRLRLRPFQLSDAPALFTLGQDPAVAQFSLHYPNEAAAVQNLADYWMGTPLGKWAVTLADGSFIGAIELHEDEVNRKAELGYVFDHRYWGHGYATEAARALLDLCFNTMQLSSVFAMYDSRNSRSGALCQRLGMHIDGQLRADRIIQEVPVTTVVASILRSEYDAAN
- a CDS encoding threonine/serine exporter family protein, with product MNLLLKIIVQLAFSYVSTVGFALCINVPRKGLNCAGLAGMIGWIVYWVIWQAGVSIMIANLVGAFAIGIAGIMFARLMKMPVIVFNIPGLVPLVPGATAYEAVRALVMNHQSEGIELLVRVIMVAGSIAVGFMFAQLVTELTRPRLGFLGTFRSQD
- a CDS encoding threonine/serine exporter family protein, which produces MDVDQKDLDKNEILDTCLLAGRIMIEGGSEMYRVEDTMKRIAINAGEDSALIFTTATGIFASVRNQPYMQLRPVQDRDIDMEKVARVNTLSRRFAAKEIDLNDLHTELEHLEKHIPYFPMWLQLIGAAAVSALLMVVFTQHYDWFDIPLAGVAGAIGFGVSHYIHQLTNIKFVSELTGSLALAAVTLLGIKLGLGHNMDNILIGAVMPLVPGVAITNSIRDMLAGHLLTGMARGMEAVLTACAIGFGIAIVIMIA
- the trxA gene encoding thioredoxin; the encoded protein is MPQNVTVDNLTELTKSGTVVMDIWAPWCGPCKVLSPMLADLEQELPGLTVIKQNVDDDKSIAEKYKVQSVPTMVIFQNGKAVEKVSGVYPKPKLRAYLQKVLARVQA
- a CDS encoding GNAT family N-acetyltransferase, whose amino-acid sequence is MTSYRLSTTEDQEQFYNLYLYAFGNHDSAARRAFFKPRYEHALTYGIKDGDQLVSGLYSLPFRVNFHGQQYHMNGIGDVMSAPEFSGRGGASTLMRAALTDMYAAGVELSYLAPFSYEYYRRFGYEQVFEHTEYRIASRDLPRFRASDEGGSLVRGKLADLYQDLKPLNARSNRTQRGGVMRADWWWDYLCLKNNWDAAIYRDATGMPTGYVIYAREGTQLTVKEYVAETAIARQQLLGFIMKHGNTFAELVYEAPDTDFMQDYLPNPYVLQTTVQPYMMARIVHLERFMSKYPVSEDAHADLVFKLTDETVPANDGYWYLRVADGKLALTKTDETAAAAQLSIQQFSKLMMGAQSASELAARGQITATPAQAAELDSVRVKQSPSLVDYF